The segment atatatatatgtatatatatatatatatatatacacatatatacatatacatacactaccgttcaaaggtttgggatcacccagacaatttcgtgttttccatgaaaactcacacttttatttatcaaatgagttgcaaaatgtatagaaaatatagtcaagacattgacaaggttagaaataatgatgtttatttgaagtattaatttttttcttcaaactttgctttcgtcaaagaatggtccttttgcagcaattccagcattgcagacctttggcattctagctgttaatttgttgaggtaatctgttgaaatgtcaccccacgcttcctgaagcacctccaccagttggattggcttgatgggcacttcttgaggaccatacggtcaagctgctcccacaacagctcaatggttgagatctggtgactggccactccattacagacagcaagctgcctgcttcttccctcaagagttcttcacaatgtggaggtgtgctttgggtcattgtcctgttggaggaggacattggctccaatcaagcgctgcccacagggtatggcatggcgttgcaaaatggagtgatagccttccttatttaaaatccctttgacctggtacaaatgtcccactttcccagcaccaaagcagccccagaccatcacatgacctccaccatgcttgacagatggtgtcaggcactcttccagcatcttttcacctgttctgcgtctcacaaatgttcttctgtgtgatccaaacacctcaaacttggattcatctgtccagaacacctttttccaatcttcctctgtccaatgcctgtgttctgttgcccataccaatcttttcttttgattggccagtctcagatatggctttttctttgccactctgcctagaaggccagcatcccggagtcgcctcttcactgtcgacgttgacactggcgtttagcgggtaccatttaaagaagctgccagttgaggacctgtgaggcgtctatttctcaaactagagactctaatgtacttgtcttcttgctgagttgtgcaccggggcctcccacttctctttctgctctggttagtaGTTTAGTTGTAtgaacctaactagtagtttagtagtatgaacctaactagtagtttagtagTGTGAACCTAAAAAGTAGTTTAGTAGTATGAACCTAACTTGTAGTTTAGTAGTATGAACCTAACTCGTAGTTTAGTTGTGtgaacctaactagtagtttagtagTATGAACCTAACTTGTAGTTTAGTAGTAtgaacctaactagtagtttagttgtgtgaacctaactagtagtttagtagtgtgaacctaactagtagtttagtagtgtgaacctaactagtagtttagtagTATGAACCTAGCTAGTAGTTTAGTTGTGtgaacctaactagtagtttagttgtgtgaacttaactagtagtttagtagTATGAACCTAACTTGTAGTTTAGTTGTGtgaacctaactagtagtttagttgtgtgaacctaactagtagtttagttgtgtgaacttaactagtagtttagtagtatgaacctaactagtagtttagttgtgtgaacctaactagtagtttagtagtgtgaacctaactagtagtttagtagtatgaacctaactagtagtttagttagcggctttagctcagtggggtaagagggccgtcctgcaaccgcagggttgtgggttcgatccccgctctccccattagttgcaagtcgaagtgtccttgagcaaggcactgaaccccagttgcttcccgggcgcttcaccgcagcccactgctccttaataactaaggatgggttaaatgcagagaactaatttccccttggggataaataaaagtgtatattcttagtTGTGtgaacctaactagtagtttagttgtgtgaacttaactagtagtttagtagtatgaacctaactagtagtttagttgtgtgaacctaactagtagtttagtagtgtgaacctaactagtagtttagtagtatgaacctaactagtagtttagttgtgtgaacctaactagtagtttagtagtgtgaacctaactagtagtttagtagtgtgaacctaactagtagtttagtagTATGAACCTAACTTGTAGTTTAGTAGTAtgaacctaactagtagtttagttgtgtgaacctaactagtagtttagtagTATGAACCTAACTTGTAGTTTAGTAGTAtgaacctaactagtagtttagttgtgtgaacctaactagtagtttagtagtgtgaacctaactagtagtttagttgtATGAACCTAACTTGTAGTTTAGTAGTATGAACCTAACTAGTACAGCCTAGTCAGTAATAGTTTCTTGTTTCTTCTGTGAAGCTTACTTAGAGCCTAAAGCGATCGACCAATCAGCTGTCAGCTTGTTGCAGTCcagaggatatatatatatatgtacaagggctgtcagcgttaacgcgttaatctacgcgattaatttggccgcgttaacgcactaaaatcttttaacgcaattaacgcaacttttttttttttttttttaaccgcggcagtacggtttgacactgtttccgttttcaaaacaattatttctccgcgaaaataaggatcataaatcagtttaactcgtggatgaatcagtcgggtttcctcctgctcctccttcctcccgtctccccctctgacacacagaggaacggaggggcgacgtgtcgggggacgcggcgcggaaagaactcgtcacacgaaaccttcaccgtgatttgtcaatccgtttgtctgtcaacatttcggtaaaaaaacaaccaatgaacactcagtaaatcacaaaggacctcccacctcacaggtgaggctcatttagcagcctgtcagtcagagcaccagagaacacggcgcgaggacaatgaggctcatttcagagctgagattgttctggaatgtttgatgtataacacgtggggatgtgtcacatgcaaaagactttaaacggtgaatttaatttattttgtaaaatgtataaaatgcccccagcctccagagggttaacgtgacatatgtgaatgtcagtcagttaccaaggccactggttctgctgttcagtggtaaagatgacaggaccaatggggtctcaatatacttctttttttttactaatctgatgtttcactgaagaaacaatttatcatccacgatattaaataccttgctggcactttataggtaggagcctctttgaaaacacagctctgtgtgaagttttgtctttaaaaagaaggaaaacacttttaagcgcgattaattaatcgcaatttcaaaatgtgcgattaattagtaaattttttttaatcgattgacagccctaatatgtacatatatatatataaatgtggcgGATGGAGTGATGTTTGATATGATGCGAGTGAAGAAGGTCATTATGGGatggcgaggagagagaggctctgTGATGTTGAGTCTTTCCAGATGTGAAATGGTGATTGAGACCGGACCTCgactcccagaatgcacctgtgCAGCTGTTAGATCAACAGGGAGATCCCCaagaggaggtcaaaggtcggcactatatatatatgtacatatatatatatgtacatatatatatttgtatatatatatgtacatatatatatttgtatatatatatttgtatatatatatgtacatatatatatttgtatatatatatttgtatatatatatgtacatatatatatcattgtgttTAAAAGTATTGATGACCATCAGACACACTTGATGTTTTATTCAACAGCGTCAGAGTTTGGAGGCcggtctctcctgattggtcggAGCAGCGGCGGGGGGGACCGTGGGTCGACCCCAGAGGCGGAGCCTGCTGACGCCTCCGTCCGGGCTGATGACGAGACGCACGTGAGTGACAGGTGAGCGCAGCGCGAGCTCGTCCTCGCCGAAGACACATCTGTGATGAGGACGcagctgcagacaggaagtagtttaacacagacaggaagtagtttAACACAAACAGGAAGCAGTTTAACACAAAAAGGAAGCTGTtaaacacaaacaggaagcaGTTCAACACAAACAGGAAGCAGTTCAACCCGGACAGGAAGCAGTTCAGGAGGGTAACGTACCTTCTGGGGGGGCAGGAGGACCCCCCAGCTCCCGGACCTCCAGCTGCTCTCGGCCTTGGGGCTCAGGAAGCAGGCCTCCAGCCGGCAGGAGTCTGGGAAGTTACCTGTGGAGACACGCAGGTAAGCGCCTgctcagggggcggagccaagtgGAGCGGAGCAGCAGGTgtgagtgacctttgacctttgaagtGGTCGGTGTGGACCTCCACACGGCTGATGAGACCCGGGCAACCGAGACGGAACACGGCCCACTCCGAGCCGGGGACCTGGAGGACCCCCTGCTGGTCCACCTGAGACCAGGGGACAGGTGTACACGATGTACACGATGTACACGATGTACACAACGTACACGACGTACACGACGTACACAGTGTACACgatgtacacaatgtacacaacgtaCACGACGTACACAGTGTACACgatgtacacaatgtacacagtgtacacaatgtacacaatgtacacagtGTACACAACGTACACAGTGTACACGATGTACACGATGTACACAGTGTACACgatgtacacaatgtacacgatgtacacaatgtacacaatgtacacagtGTACACAACGTACGTCTTGGACACTAAGCAGTGAAGAAGCTTCTGACCTCCAGGTGTTTGGGTCGGTCCAGTCGGCGGGCCGTCTCCCAGCCGTCGGCCATGTTGGCAGCTCGGCCGagacctgaaacacacagaggggcctctagtctctagtggtccctctagtctctagtggtccctctagtggtccctctagtctctagtggtccctctagtctctagtggtccctctaggtccctctgtctctagtgtccctctagtggtccctctagtctctagtggtccctctagtccctctagtctctagtggtccctccaGTGGTCCCTCTGTCCTgagtggtcctctagtctctagtggtccctctagtggtccctctagtctctagtggtccctctagtggtccctctagtctctagtggtccctctagcctctagtggtccctctagtctctagtgatccctctagtctctagtggtccctctagcctctagtggtccctctagtctctagtgtccctctagtggtccctctagtggtccctctagtctctagtggtccctctagtggtccctctagtctctagtggtccctctagcctctagtggtccctctagtggtccctctagtctctagtggtccctctagtctctagtggtccctctagcctctagtggtccctctagtctctagtggtccctctagcctctagtggtccctctagtctctagtggtccctctagtctctagtggtctctagtggtccctctggtggtccctctagtctctagtggtccctctagtctctagtggtccctctagtctctagtggtccctctagtggtccctctagtctctagtggtccctctagtggtccctctagtctcagTGGTCCTCtggcctctagtggtccctctagtggtcctctggtccctctggtctctagtggtcctctaggcctctagtggtccctctggtctctagtgtccctctggtctctagtggtcctctagtggtccctctagtctctagtggaccctctggtggtccctctggtctctagtggtcctctggtctctagtggtccctctagcctctagtggtccctctagtctctagtggtccctctagtggtccctctagtggtccctctagtctctagtgatccctctagtggtccctctagtggtccctctagtagtggtccctctagtggtccctctagtctctagtggtccctctagtggtccctctagtctctagtggtccctctagtggtccctctagtctctagtggtccctctagcctctagtggtccctctagtctctagtggtccctctagtctctggtcctctagtggtccctctagtctggtggtccctctagtctctagtggtcctctggtggtcctctggtctctagtggtcctctgtCCCTCTAGTCTCagtgtccctctagtctctagtggtccctctagtctctagtggtcctcagcctctagtggtcctcctggtctctagtggtccctctagtctctagtggtccctctagtggtccctctagtggtccctctagtctctagtggtcctctggtctctagtggtcctctggtctctagtggtccctctagtggtccctctagtctctagtgtccTCCAGTGgtccctctggtctctagtggtcctctggtctctggtggtccctctggtggtccctctggtctctagtggtcctctagtggtcctctagtctctggtggtccctctctagtggtccctctagtcctctggtccctctagtggtccctctagtctctagtggtcctctggtctctagtggtccctctggtctctagtggtccctctagtctctagtggtcctctagtggtcctctggtctctggtcctctagtggtcctctggtctctagtggtccctctggtctctagtggtcctctggtctctggtccctctagtggtcctctggtctctagtggtccctctagtctctggtggtccctctagtctctggtgtCCTCTAGCCTCTagtgtccctctagtctctagtggtccctctagtggtccctctagtggtccctctagtctctagtgatccctctagtggtccctctagtctctagtggtccctctagcctctagtggtccctctagcctctagtggtccctctagtctctggtgtcctctgtcctctagtggtcctctggtctctggtcctctggtctctggtcctctagtggtccctctggtctctagtgtccctctagtctcagtggtcctcctggtctctagtggtcctctagtggtccctctgtggtccctctggtctctagtggtccctctagtctctagtggtccctctagtggtccctctagtctctagtggtccctctagtctctagtggtccctctagtggtccctctagtctctagtggtcctctagtggtcctctggtctctagtggtcctctagtctctagtggtcctctagtctctggtctctgtggtccctctagtctctggtccctctagtctctggtccctctagtctgtggtccctctagtctctggtccctctagtctctggtccctctagtctgtggtccctctagtctgtggtccctctagtctctggtccctctagtctctggtccctctagtctctggtccctctagtggtccctctggtctctagtggtccctctggtctctggtccctctggtcctctagtggtccctctggtggtcctctggtctctagtggtcctctgtCTAGTGGTCCTCTGGTGGTCCCTCTGGTGgtccctctggtctctagtggtccctctagcctctagtggtccctctagtctctggtcctctagtctctagtggtcctctggtggtccctctagtctctagtggtcctctggtctcctggtctctggtggtcctctagtctggtGGTCCCTCTGGTGGTCCCTCtagcctctagtggtccctctagtctctagtggtccctctagcctctagtggtccctctagtctctagtggtccctctagcctctagtggtccctctagtggtccctctagtctctagtggtccctctagtctctagtggtccctctagtctctagtggtccctctagtctctagtgtccctctagtctctagtggtccctctagtggtccctctagtggtccctctagtctctagtggtccctctagtggtccctctagtggtccctctagtctctagtggtccctctagcctctagtggtccctctagtctctagtggtccctctagcctctagtggtccctctagtggtccctctagtctctagtggtccctctagtggtccctctagtggtccctctagtggtccctctggtctctggtcctctagtctctggtccctctagtggtccctctagtctctagtgatccctctagtggtccctctagtctctagtggtccctctagtctctagtggtccctctagcctctagtggtccctctagtctctagtgtccctctagtctctagtggtccctctagtggtccctctagtggtccctctagtctctagtgattccctctagtctctagtggtccctctagtctctagtgtccctctagtctctagtgtccctctagtctctagtgtccctctagtctctagtggtccctctagtggtccctctagtggtcctctagtctctggtggtccctctagtggtccctctagtctctagtggtccctctagtctctagtggtccctctagcctctagtggtccctctagtctctagtggtccctctaggtggtccctctagtggtccctggtctctagtggtccctctagtctctagtggtccctctagcctctagtggtcctctagcctctagtggtccctctagtctctagtggtccctctagtctctagtggtccctctagtggtccctctagtctctagtggtccctctagtggtccctctagtctctagtggtccctctagtggtccctctagtggtccctctagtctctagtggtccctctagtggtccctctagtggtccctctagtggtccctctagtctctagtggtccctctagtctctagtgtccctctagtctctagtggtccctctagtggtccctctagtggtccctctagtctctagtggtccctctagtggtccctctagtctctagtggtccctctagcctctagtggtccctctagtctctagtggtccctctagtctctagtggtccctctagtctctagtggtccctctagtggtccctctagtggtccctctagtctctagtggtccctctagtctctagtggtccctctagtggtccctctagcctctagtggtccctttagtctctagtggtccctctagttgtccctctagtggtccctctagtctctagtggtccctctagtggtccctctggtctctgtggtcctctagtggtcctcctgtctctagtggtccctctggtctctagtggtcctctggtggtccctctagtggtcctctagtggtccctctggtggtccctctggtctctagtggtccctcctctagtggtcctctagtggtcccctctagtggtccctctggtctctagtggtcctctctggtccctctagtctctagtggtccctctagtctctagtggtccctctagcctctagtggtccctctagtctctagtggtccctctagtctctagtggtccctctagtctctagtggtccctctagtggtccctctagtggtccctctagtctctagtggtccctctagcctctagtggtccctctagtctctagtggtccctctagtggtccctctagtctctagtggtccctctagtctctagtggtccctctagtggtccctctagtctctagtggtccctctagtggtccctctagtctctagtggtccctctagtggtccctctagtctctagtggtccctctagtggtccctctagtctctagtggtccctctagtctctagtggtccctctagtctctagtggtccctctagtggtccctctagtctctagtggtccctctagtctctagtggtccctctagtctctagtggtccctctagcctctagtggtccctctagtggtccctctagcctctagtggtccctctagtctctagtgtccctctagtctctagtggtccctctagtggtccctctagtggtccctctagtctctagtgatccctctagtggtccctctagtctctagtggtccctctagtctaggtcctctctggtcctctagtggtccctctagtggtccctctagtggtccctctagtctctagtggtccctctagtctctagtggtccctctagcctctagtggtccctctagtctctagtgtccctctagtctctagtggtcctctggtccctctggtcctctagtctctagtggtccctctagtggtccctctagcctctagtggtccctctagtggtccctctagtctctagtggtccctctagtctctagtggtccctctagtggtccctctagtctctagtggtccctctagtctctagtggtccctctagtggtccctctagtctctagtggtccctctagtctctagtgtccctctagtctctagtggtccctctagtggtccctctagtggtccctctagtctctggtccctctagtggtccctctaggtggtcctctagtctctagtggtccctctggtctctggtccctctagCCTCTGGTGGTCCCTCtaggtcctctggtctctggtcctctagtctctagtggtcctctggtccctctagtggtcctctggtctagtggtcctctagtggtcctctggtctctagtggtccct is part of the Pseudoliparis swirei isolate HS2019 ecotype Mariana Trench chromosome 12, NWPU_hadal_v1, whole genome shotgun sequence genome and harbors:
- the allc gene encoding allantoicase isoform X2 — translated: MADGWETARRLDRPKHLEGVLQVPGSEWAVFRLGCPGLISRVEVHTDHFKGNFPDSCRLEACFLSPKAESSWRSGSWGVLLPPQKLRPHHRCVFGEDELALRSPVTHVRLVISPDGGVSRLRLWGRPTVPPAAAPTNQERPASKL
- the allc gene encoding allantoicase isoform X1, whose translation is MADGWETARRLDRPKHLEVDQQGVLQVPGSEWAVFRLGCPGLISRVEVHTDHFKGNFPDSCRLEACFLSPKAESSWRSGSWGVLLPPQKLRPHHRCVFGEDELALRSPVTHVRLVISPDGGVSRLRLWGRPTVPPAAAPTNQERPASKL